DNA sequence from the Sulfurimonas sediminis genome:
CTCTCTTCTAAAATAATCTTAGAAAGAGGAGAGTTTTGCATGCATAACTACTTAATAGATGCTTTTTTCTGCAGTTCATCCATTTTTTTCTTCATAACAGTTTTGAATTTTTCCATTTTCAGACGCTGTTCTATAAATGCTTTGACCTCATCAAAACTTCTTGTCATTGACGGTTTTTTATCTTCCACATAAATAACATGGTATCCAAACTGTGTTTTAACCGGCTCTGATGTCACTTCGCCTTTTTTCATAGAAAAGACCTTGTCATTAAAAGCAGGGACCATTTGCCCTTTACTGAAATACCCAAGATCTCCACCTTTTGGTCCACTTGGTCCAGTAGACTCTTTTTTCGCCAATGCTATAAACTTTTCTTTGAGTTTTTCTCCGCTTAAATGTTTTAACTGCGCAATGATTTTTTCTGCTTCCTCTTTGGTTTTTACTAAAATATGACGGGCATGCACGCTCTCTTTTTCATTAAATTCTTCTTTGTTTTTGTTATAGTAATCTTTTAACTCTTTTGTTGAAATTTTAATGCCGTCGAGCAGTTTCTTCTGCCAAACCTGAATAGCAAGCTCTTTTTTCATTCTCTGTTCAAGCTTCTTGTATTCACTCTTGTACTCCGCAGAGTTGATGATACCGGATTTTTTGGCATCATCATAAATCAACTCTTTGCCTATAAGCTGTTGTAAAACCTGTTGTCTGAATGCAGCCTGACGATCAGCCGGTACCTGATTAAAACGCCCCTGTGTTGCCTGCATAAGCTCCTGGTCGACTTCTTCCTGGGTAATCGGTTTTCCGTTTACTGTCACTAGTGTTTTTGCACAGACGACTGAACCTGTCAACAACAGGGCAGATAATAGCATTGTAATTTTATTCATTATAGAGTTCCTTACTAAATTGATAAAGAGAAGTTTAATAACAATATATTAATAGTTATTAAACAGATTCATTTTCATAGCTTATTTTAAGGTATTTGTCTAAAATATACTCCAGCTTCTCTCTTGTGAGCGGCTTTGAAAGGTAATCATCAAGTCCCTCTTCCAAAAGCATCTCCTTGTCTCCTTCCATTGCCATTGCTGTCAGAGCAACAATCGGTGCCTGTGATTTTAAGAGCATCATATCTTTAATCTCTTTGGTTGCAACAATCCCGTTCATATACGGCATATCTATATCCATAAATATAATGTCATATTTTTTCTCTTTATACATTTTTACCGCTTCAAGCCCGTTAGAGGCGGTAGAAACATCTATGTTATACTCTTCCAGGAGTATTTTTATCAGACGCTGATTGATAAGATTGTCTTCCACAACCAAAGCCTCGGTTTTATCTTTGAGCGTAAGTTCATTTTTATCTTCATTGGTATATTTGTAGCTGTTTGCCATATACAGATGTTTGGCTATCACACTGGCTAGCAATGGTTTTTCTATCACTTCATCAACAATATGTGTCATCTTTGTTTGCAGCTTTTCATCTTCATCCAAAAGAAAAACAACAGGTGCCTGCTTTTTGTATGTCGCCAGATCCAGTATCCACGATGAATCACCCTGATCACCTACCACATAGAGTTCATCTATATCTGTATAAATATCATCATTGAGTTCAGAAGATTTTGTCACATTAATAGCAAAAGAACGCAAATAGGTCGTTAAGAAATTGGCATCATCCACTTTTTCTTTATCCAGTAAAAGCACTTTTGCTTTTTTATTTGGCATCATTTTGTAGTTTTGCCCTCTTGAAGCTTTAAAATCCAGAACAAAATTCACATAGGTACCATTGTCTAATTCACTTTTTATACGTAATTCTGATCCCATCAACCGTACCAGACCGCTTGAGAGGCTCAATCCTATGCCGAGTCTCTCATCTGCATGACTGCCTGCGGTAAAAGGTTCATCCATAAGGGATATTTGTTCTTGAGACATCCCCTGACCATTGTCTTTGACACTAAAACCGACAGAACAGGCTCCGTTTTGGAGTCGTTTTAAAAGTTTTACTTCTATAATAACCTTACCGCCATGCGGTGTAAACTTAATGGCATTTTGAATGATAGAACGCATAACCTGCAAAATTTTGTTTGCATCACCCTCTAGTTCCTGTGGCAATTTCGGGTCTATAAAACTCATAACCTGTACCCCGTTGTTGCTTGCTTTGTCAAAACATGTATATATGAGTTTCTCCATTGCAACAAGAAGATTGAAAGGTTCTGACTCCACTGTAAGACGTCCGCTTTGTAACTGCGCCAAATCCAAGAGACTTTCAATATTATTCATCAGGTTTTTAGAAGAATAGTCAATCATATCAAGGTATTCATTCTGATGTTCGTTGAGACTGGTCTCTTTGAGCAGCTCTATAAACCCGAGAATTCCATTCATCGGAGTTCTAAATTCATGTCCTATATTGGCCAAAAATTTTGTTTTTAGCTTTTCAACCTCTTTCACCTGCAAACGTGCTTTTTCCAACTCTGTCACATCTTTTAATTCTAATATATACAGCTTCATGTTTTTTGAATACTTGTGACACTTTGCTTCAATACTGAGAAGTTGTCCCTTTGCATCGGTCATATTTACCCTGTAACCATCGCTTTTGTACTTTTTAATATAATCCAGCCAACTTTTGTCAGACTCGGTAAAGATCTCTTCACTCTCACTCAAAAACATATCACGAATACTTTCATTGGCTCTTTTAAAATCTTTTATATCAAAATAATTCATTGTAGTGAAAAAAGTTTTATTCGCACCTATCCACCCTTCGCCTTGTAAAAAATAGAGCATCATAGTATCACTGCTGTCTGCCGCTTCAATAAAAAAATCTTTGTCCAATTGTGAAAAAAGAGTCTCCTTTTTTTTGCCTGTATCATACACATGCGTGTTTTTTTGTTTTGAAAACAGTGAAAATATGCCCATATTTTACCCCTTTTAAAAAGTTATTGCTTTGATTATAACATATAAGTTGCTAAAATACATTTATGAAAAAAGCAACAAAAAAAGAGATCCAAGAGATCCAAAAACGTTTTGTGGAGCGCTACAGTGATGCGGTCACAGAACTGCATTATAAAAATGCCTATGAACTGGTCATTGCCGTAGCACTCTCAGCACAATGTACCGACAAACGAGTCAACCTTATTACTCCTGCCCTGTTTGAAAAATATCCCACACCTCAAGATTTGGCAGATGCTGATATAGAAGAGGTGAAAAAGCTTATTAACACCTGTTCTTTCTTTAACAACAAAGCAAAAAACCTCATAGCCATGGCAAAACGTGTAGTAGAAGTGTATGACGGTGAAATCCCGATGAATGAAAAAGAGTTGCAGACGCTGGCGGGTGTGGGGCAAAAAACGGCTAATGTTGTCATGATAGAATACACCGGTGCGAATCTTATGGCAGTAGACACCCATGTTTTTCGTGTCGCACACAGACTGGGACTGAGTGATGACAAAACGGCCAAGGCAACAGAAGCCACTTTGGTAAAAAAATTTAAAACCGACTTACATGTACTCCATCAGGCAATGGTTCTGTTTGGAAGATATATCTGCACTGCCAAAAATCCAAAGTGTGAAAAGTGCTTTTTAACAGAATTTTGTAAAACAAAAGAGAGTTTTAAAGTTTAGGTATGCAAAATGCTTGGAAATCAATATGATAAAAATATATTTACTGATACTCTTTACTCTGCTTTTTAACGGCTGTGTAAACAAACACGGAATTTCCGCAAAATATTACAGTGACTGTAAAGAGTACTACGATTTTCAGGGCTATTACCACAAAGAGTGCGGAGATGATGACATCATCACTTACGAAACAATGGACAAAGAGCTGCAAAAAGCTACAAAAAAAGTAAAAAGCCTTTTTGTCAAAGAGAAGCCGCCGGTAGAAAAAAACGTCTGGTAGTGCTTACTCTTTAACAGCTATAAAGGTGGCGAAGTTTGCCCATCGCAACAACACTTCGCAGTGAGAAAAACCTGCATTTAATGCCATTTTTATATTTTCTTCTTCACTGTAAGGCACCAGTACATTTTCCAAAGCTTCGCGTTTTTGCATAATTTCATACTCGGAATAGCCCTGCTCTTTTTTAAAATCATAATAGCATTCAATCAACTCTTTATTAAGCTTCGGATGATGCGAAATAACTTTTTCGCTAAATATAAATACACCCTCTTTTTTGAGTGAAACGGCTATTTTTTTGACCAGCTCCTCACGAACAAGAGGACGAATAAACTGCAGAGTATAGTTACTGATAAAAACATCTGCCTCTTTGTAATCATAACTCAGTATATCTGCATTGCAAACTTCTATGTCGGCACCATACGCTTCACATTTTTTTCTTGCACGCGTGAGCATTGCTTCAGAATTGTCAAGACCGATAAGTTCTGCCTTGTTTGAGAGTTTTCTGTGAATACTCAGCAGTGTGGATGCGGTTGAACAGCCAAGATCATAGATTCTGCCGTTTTCATTCAAATTTTTCAGTGCAAAAAACTCAGTAATTTTTTGAGCCTCTTTGTAAAAGGGAACACTGCGCTCAAGCATATCATCAAAGACTGCTGCCACTTCTTCATCAAATTCAAACTGTTTTTTTATCGGTTTTGTAAATACTTTATCATTCATAACTGGAATTTTATCAAAATAAGCCTATAATTGAGCAAAAAAAGGATATTGATGGAACTTTCACTCTCTTCTTGGATGATGATTGCTTTTTTAGTCGGTCTTGGTCTGAGTGCATGGAAAATGTATAAATTTATGCCGACAAAACAACTCAAAGATGATGATACAACCCCTCAGGCACAGACAGAGTTAATGGATTTGATTTTAAAAATCATAAAAGGCAGTCACGGAGAACTCACAGAAAAAGAGTTGCATGAAATGGTCACACAGCACGAAGATTTTGACAAAGAGCATTTTTGGAGATTTAACGAGAACAAACTGAGACAGCTGTTGCATATACACTATGCAAAAAATCCTGATACAAAAAGTATCAAGGATATTCACAAGAAACTACACTCTTAGTTTCTATCCATTGCATTCAAGTCTTTATAGGCTTGAATAACTCGCTCGACCAGACCTTCCTGCCCGGCGCGCAGCCATTTTCTCGGATCGTAGTATTTTTTGTTTGGTTTGTCTTCACCTTCCGGATTTCCGATTTGACTCTGGAGATAATCATGATACTTTTCAATATACTGACGCACACCGTTCCATGTTGCCCACTGTGTATCTGTATCGATATTCATTTTTATGACACCATAGCTGATTGCTTCACTGATTTCTGAAGGCAAAGATCCCGAACCGCCGTGAAACACAAAGTTGACAGGTTTTTCTTTTGTATGCAGTTTCTCTTGAATATATTTTTGTGAATTGTCTAGTATTTTAGGCGTCAACTGTACATTTCCAGGCTTATACACACCGTGTACATTTCCAAATGAAGCGGCTATGGTAAAGTTTGGAGAAATTTCACTCAACTCTTTATAGGCAAGAGCCACCTCTTCAGGTTGAGTATATAAAAGTGCATTGTCAATGTTTGTGTTGTCTACACCGTCTTCTTCTCCGCCTGTACACCCAAGCTCTATTTCAATGCTCATACCGATTTTGTTCATTCTTTCAAAATAGGCTTTACATGTACCGATGTTTTCATTTAAAGACTCTTCTGAGAGATCAAGCATATGGGAAGAAAACAGCGGTTTTCCCTGTGTTTTGTAATAACTCTCCCCTGCTTCAAGCAGAGCGTTAATCCACGGAAGCAGTTTTTTTGAAGCATGGTCAGTATGTAAAATCACGGCAACACCGTAAGCCTCCGCCATCATATGGGTATGAATTGCACCGGCCACCGCACCAATAATTGCAGCTTTTTCACCATCATTGCTTAAACCTTTGCCTGCATAGTAGGAAGCGCCCCCGTTACTGAACTGTATAATCACAGGAGAGTTGGCTTTAGCAGCAGCTTCCAATACACCGTTGACAGAGTCAGTATTTACAACATTGACAGCAGGTATGGCAAAACCATTTTCTTTTGCATATTCATAGACTTTTAAAACATCATCACCAAAAAGGACCCCGGGTTTAACAATATCCAATACACCATTACTCATAATAATTCCCTAAAAAATTTAATTTTGCAATTATAATATATAGTTCATTTAAAAGAACTTTATGCTAAAATCGTAGCTCTAAAGGATACTGAAAATGAGTAATGAAGCAGAAATCAATACTGACATTGTTTTGATAGATATCATTAATTTTTCAATGCTTACTATACAGCAGCAGTATGAAATCATCAATTTTTTGACACGCAGTTACAAAAAAATCATACAACGTCTGCTTGAAAGTGCAAAACTTCCTGTAGAAGAACTTGTTTTGGGTTATATCCCGACAGGAGACGGGTTTTACTGCATACTCACACCAAAGTTCAGAGGCTACGGAACAATTTTAGGGCTGAGCTTTCATCATTTTTCGGAGCAGCTTTCAAAGAAATTTTCCTATTTCCATGGCTTGCGTATAGCAGTGCATACAGGCAAAATCAATAAATTTACAGACATTTTGGGGCATCAGAATTTTATAGGCACCGGACTTAATGACTGTGCCCGATACCTGGAAATCAAAGACTTCAGTATTTCAACAGTAATGATCTCTGATGAAGCATATTACAATTTTAAACGTTTCATTACTGTGCACAAAGAGTACAACCAACTCCTGCAGGAAAGGGAATTTAAAAAGTCCACCCTCTTTGCTTTTAAGGACAAGCATGGCAATGAAAAAAAAGGATACCGTGTATGGCTGAGAAAATCAGGTATAATTATTCCTCCAATTTATAAATTTTAACACCCGGTGTTTAAGAAAGGACAGTATATGAAACTTACACTCGATGAATATTCAAAAAAATTTAAAATGTCAAAAGAGATGATCAGTTCAAAACTCCGCAGCAAAAAGTTAAATTATATCGTTGAAGATGACACTGTTTACATAATTGTTCCTGATGAAGCCTCACCACAACCGCAACAAAACACTTCGCCTGCAAAACCACGCACAACTGTTGCCATGGTTTTATCATTGTACCAAAAAGAGAACCTGCAGCTCAAAGCAAAAATTGTCCAACTCGAAGAAAAAATAGACAAACTCATCAATGACAAAGAGCAGATGCTCCGTGATGAGATGAGTAAAATAGAAAAAGTTTATGCCACCAAAGACGAGCAGTTAAAGCAGGTTTTAGAACTGCTCAACACAAAACTTCTTGCCCAAAACAGCAACACGGTCCATGATGTCGAACCTTTGCCCCAAACACAAAAAGCCATAGAGGTGGAAAAAGAAAACCAAATTGTTGAGCTGAAAACCTATTTGAAAACACTTGATCTGGAACCCTACCAGAGAAAAATCATCAAAAAAAGATTTTTAGCCGTATATGACAGTGATATCAGAGTCATTAAGCAAAACGGTAAACTGTACCTCGATTTTGCGAAGTATGATTACAGTGATTTGCTAGAGTATTAATGAATGCCAAAAAAAACAGAACACAAAATCATAAAAACCCGTCATATCAAAGAAGCATTACAAACCTTTGCACAGGAGAATTTTATTCTTCCCTCAGAGTGTGACTTTGTTATAAACAAAACACAAACATATATAAAAAGCAATACAAACGCTTCTTTTGAACTCTACAGCAAAGAGATACAGGAAAAATACAAAGATAAAGAAAAAATACTCAATGAGCATGTGGAATTTCATCAACTCTATACCATTACCCTTATGAAAAAAGAAAAAAAAGATCTTGAACTTGAATATACTATAGATTTTTCAAAATTTTTCACACATCCTTTTTTGATACTGTCGCCGGATTCAAAAATTCCCTATAAATCACACCAGCCTGTTGAGTTGTTAAAAATACTCTTTAGAGAATGCAACAAAATCAAAGCGTATCATAAAATACTTGTGAACATCTTTGATGAAGAGATGAAAAAAGCTCTGATACACCACAATCCTCTAAAAACTCAATTTTAATATTTGAGCGATAGAGTCATCCAAATCCCATCTATTGTTGATGAGTTGTTCTTGTATAGATTTTGCACCATTAAGGTGTAAAATATTCAAAATCATACTTCTAAGAATAGTCATTAAAAATGGATTTAAATGACAATTATGAGCATCTTCTAAAAGTGAATTATCTTTGTATTGATGCATGGTTTCCACTTTCCAATGGTGTAAAATTTTATTGTGAAAGAATTCTGCACTTTCATGAAAATTTGCAATACAGAATTGAATTCTAGTGCTATTAGTAATCTCGCCAGTTTTATGATTTGTTGACTCTACTTTTTTTATAACTTTTATTATTGAGCGAATATGAGTTATGCCATTATGATAAAAAGTAGTTGGTTGATATACAAACACCTTCCTATTAATCCATTCATTAGATTGTTGGACAGGTTTAGCCTTGTAAATATTTGTCGGTTTTATATCTCTTGAAATTTCATCTATTTTATCAAGTAAGGTTTTTTGATTATCTTTTACCTTGGCAATATATTTTGAACCACTATTTTCGATAGCATCAAGAGTTTTTTTGGGTATTCATTGCATCAAAAGTAAAGATAAATTCATCTCCCAATTCCCCTATCATAGCCTGAAGGGCAGGTATTTCATTCGACTTCTCTGCTATTTGTTGATGAGCAATTATTACCCCTATCTCAGATAAAACAGCACCAACTACTTCTATTGATCTCTTATCTTTGTATTTGCTGCCATTCATAACCTTGCCATCTACGCTCAGGTGCTTCCCTGTTGTATCGACATAGGTTCTTATCCATTTCCTAAAAACAACTTCAACTTCTTGGCTATCAACTTTCGCTAACACATCAGAAACCAAACTTTTCTTTGGTGTTAATATAAACTCTACACCTAATAATCTTTTAACTTGTTCTTTTTGAATATGCTTCTCTATCCAAATAGATATTTGCTTATAGTCAGTTGCTCCCATCAATCCAG
Encoded proteins:
- a CDS encoding peptidylprolyl isomerase; protein product: MNKITMLLSALLLTGSVVCAKTLVTVNGKPITQEEVDQELMQATQGRFNQVPADRQAAFRQQVLQQLIGKELIYDDAKKSGIINSAEYKSEYKKLEQRMKKELAIQVWQKKLLDGIKISTKELKDYYNKNKEEFNEKESVHARHILVKTKEEAEKIIAQLKHLSGEKLKEKFIALAKKESTGPSGPKGGDLGYFSKGQMVPAFNDKVFSMKKGEVTSEPVKTQFGYHVIYVEDKKPSMTRSFDEVKAFIEQRLKMEKFKTVMKKKMDELQKKASIK
- a CDS encoding response regulator; this encodes MGIFSLFSKQKNTHVYDTGKKKETLFSQLDKDFFIEAADSSDTMMLYFLQGEGWIGANKTFFTTMNYFDIKDFKRANESIRDMFLSESEEIFTESDKSWLDYIKKYKSDGYRVNMTDAKGQLLSIEAKCHKYSKNMKLYILELKDVTELEKARLQVKEVEKLKTKFLANIGHEFRTPMNGILGFIELLKETSLNEHQNEYLDMIDYSSKNLMNNIESLLDLAQLQSGRLTVESEPFNLLVAMEKLIYTCFDKASNNGVQVMSFIDPKLPQELEGDANKILQVMRSIIQNAIKFTPHGGKVIIEVKLLKRLQNGACSVGFSVKDNGQGMSQEQISLMDEPFTAGSHADERLGIGLSLSSGLVRLMGSELRIKSELDNGTYVNFVLDFKASRGQNYKMMPNKKAKVLLLDKEKVDDANFLTTYLRSFAINVTKSSELNDDIYTDIDELYVVGDQGDSSWILDLATYKKQAPVVFLLDEDEKLQTKMTHIVDEVIEKPLLASVIAKHLYMANSYKYTNEDKNELTLKDKTEALVVEDNLINQRLIKILLEEYNIDVSTASNGLEAVKMYKEKKYDIIFMDIDMPYMNGIVATKEIKDMMLLKSQAPIVALTAMAMEGDKEMLLEEGLDDYLSKPLTREKLEYILDKYLKISYENESV
- the nth gene encoding endonuclease III; this translates as MKKATKKEIQEIQKRFVERYSDAVTELHYKNAYELVIAVALSAQCTDKRVNLITPALFEKYPTPQDLADADIEEVKKLINTCSFFNNKAKNLIAMAKRVVEVYDGEIPMNEKELQTLAGVGQKTANVVMIEYTGANLMAVDTHVFRVAHRLGLSDDKTAKATEATLVKKFKTDLHVLHQAMVLFGRYICTAKNPKCEKCFLTEFCKTKESFKV
- the cmoA gene encoding carboxy-S-adenosyl-L-methionine synthase CmoA, with product MNDKVFTKPIKKQFEFDEEVAAVFDDMLERSVPFYKEAQKITEFFALKNLNENGRIYDLGCSTASTLLSIHRKLSNKAELIGLDNSEAMLTRARKKCEAYGADIEVCNADILSYDYKEADVFISNYTLQFIRPLVREELVKKIAVSLKKEGVFIFSEKVISHHPKLNKELIECYYDFKKEQGYSEYEIMQKREALENVLVPYSEEENIKMALNAGFSHCEVLLRWANFATFIAVKE
- the fbaA gene encoding class II fructose-bisphosphate aldolase, whose amino-acid sequence is MSNGVLDIVKPGVLFGDDVLKVYEYAKENGFAIPAVNVVNTDSVNGVLEAAAKANSPVIIQFSNGGASYYAGKGLSNDGEKAAIIGAVAGAIHTHMMAEAYGVAVILHTDHASKKLLPWINALLEAGESYYKTQGKPLFSSHMLDLSEESLNENIGTCKAYFERMNKIGMSIEIELGCTGGEEDGVDNTNIDNALLYTQPEEVALAYKELSEISPNFTIAASFGNVHGVYKPGNVQLTPKILDNSQKYIQEKLHTKEKPVNFVFHGGSGSLPSEISEAISYGVIKMNIDTDTQWATWNGVRQYIEKYHDYLQSQIGNPEGEDKPNKKYYDPRKWLRAGQEGLVERVIQAYKDLNAMDRN
- a CDS encoding transposase — encoded protein: MPKKTLDAIENSGSKYIAKVKDNQKTLLDKIDEISRDIKPTNIYKAKPVQQSNEWINRKVFVYQPTTFYHNGITHIRSIIKVIKKVESTNHKTGEITNSTRIQFCIANFHESAEFFHNKILHHWKVETMHQYKDNSLLEDAHNCHLNPFLMTILRSMILNILHLNGAKSIQEQLINNRWDLDDSIAQILKLSF
- a CDS encoding ISAs1 family transposase, encoding MATKTREKLAKKRSIRGYADQAQSNQLLKLFSEVTDYRKPQGKRHRLEHILYLSVLAGLMGATDYKQISIWIEKHIQKEQVKRLLGVEFILTPKKSLVSDVLAKVDSQEVEVVFRKWIRTYVDTTGKHLSVDGKVMNGSKYKDKRSIEVVGAVLSEIGVIIAHQQIAEKSNEIPALQAMIGELGDEFIFTFDAMNTQKNS